One Cucurbita pepo subsp. pepo cultivar mu-cu-16 unplaced genomic scaffold, ASM280686v2 Cp4.1_scaffold000235, whole genome shotgun sequence genomic window, AATAAGTCAAATGTCAACGCGTTTGTAAAAATGTATATCATTTGATCTTGAGTCTtgatattcaattttaaataacgaGATATATTCTGTTTTAGTAGAAAGATCGACAATGAGTTGTTTCTTTGAACCACATGAAAAAAATACCCGAACCAATAATAAAAACACAACCAGAATATGGATGTAATGAAAGACTCTTTTACCTTCTTCTTACTTTTCTTGAGCTTGTCATAAATCTTCTTAACATACATACGACAAATGAAATATCAGGTCTCATTGCGATCAAGTATACCAAGCTTCAACACAAATCTAAAACATATTCTACATAAACTTAATCAAGAAAGTAATGGATGAACGTCATATGCAAGACTACAATTAAGAAAATCTTCAACACATGTATCGTGATCTTTACCCTATCCTCTCCTTAATAGGTAGATTTTAAAAGATCTCAGTCGTTTTTATAGAAATAGTGAGACAAATACAACTCAAAATACAGTAGGCTCCTTCCAAATACAACTCAAGAGATTATAGTAAAAAGGAAATTGTTCTGTTACTTGTAtgatttaaaagaaacaagaaccaaCATACATCAATATATTTCATGTAATCCGAAAAATTTCACGCGGTAAAGAAGACATTTAATATGAATCGTTTTGGAGTTAATAGTTCCATAAGATAAGGTAGAGTTTGAGgttaaaatttggaaatttagGCGGTAGTTTTATTGgttaaaagaaggaaaggaaagaaagtagaagaaaaaaggagacACGTGGGAGACATAGAAatgaagagaagagagaagaattgttgaagaagagaatatAAGAAGAATGTAGGGTGGGATTAGTGGGGGAAAGCATGATGAGGAAAGGCAGTGTGTGTGGGGATCTTTCGCTTCGTTTTTTCACTTAATTGGTAGCACTCTCCAACAACTCTTCTTTTCCCCACTTCCCCTTTGCATGCCTTTTCTCAACTCAATCATTCacctccattttcttcctctttggtGCCTACCTACGCACACAATATTCATATCAATATTGGTATATctgtgtgagattccacgtcgattggggaggagattccacgtcgattggggaggagaatgaagtattttatataagttcctagtagacgcgttttaaaaactttgaagacaaactcgaaagggaaagtctaaagaggacaatatatgcttgCGTtagagggtgtggaaacctcttcctaatagacgcgttttgaaaaccttgagacAAAGTTCGagaaggaaaactcaaagaggacaatatttactagtggtcaaggacgtggaaacctctccctagcaaacgcattttaaaactttgagggaaagttcgaaagggaaagcccaaagaggacaatatctactagcggtggagggcttggaaacctctccctaacagacgcgttttaaaaaccttgagggaaaactcaaatagGACAACATTTACTTGCGTTgcaaggtgtgaaaacctctccctagcaaaaaaaaaaaaaaaaaaaactttgagggaaagtctgaAATAGAatgcccaaaaaagacaatatctactagtggtggagggtgtggaaacctttctctagcaaacccgttttaaaaacctcgagagAAAATCCTAAAAtgcgcattttaaaaactttgaggaaaccctaaaaagaaaaacctaaaaagaacaatatatgctaagagtagagggtgtggaaacttcttcctaataaacgtgttttaaaaaccgtaaggaaaagctcgaaaaggaaactcaaagaagacaataccTGTTAACGGCGGGCTTCAACTGTTACAACCTAGTTCGCTCATGTGGCCTTTCTTTCTATTCAAGCACCTTATCATAACGTACGTGCCTTGATGCATTGCCATGTTGACTAataccaaccaaccaaccactctctctctctttctccaaTTCTTTAATATGCTACCCTTTTGTTGATGAGTTTGATACTCAAACCCACAAAGCTGTATTCACTTCTTTTCCATCTCTTccaatatataatatattgcATGAACACAGCGTTGCTCCTCTTCCACACTCCAACCAATTCTCTTCCTCATCGCTTGTTTTATATTGATTTGATTGCAGCTGCCACCATGGATCAACTTTGCACAAGCTTTTCTATCAActgatctctctctcttcatacGGTACCTTTTTCAACTCTTTTTGGTTTCAATTCCAACAAAAAGTTTGATAATTTCCATTCCAATCACAAAAATAAGGAAACCCATCTCATAGTGTTCTTCATTTAATTCATGTTCTTCACAATTTTGCATTAATTCCCATGTTTGGTTTCATCCAATTCATAAAGTTTTATAGTTTACTTTGAGAAAAAGTGggaaataattgaagaaatagAACCCCAAAGGGAGGGTTTGGTTGTTTTTGTGGCCACACAATATATAGCCTTTTGTTTTTCAGTGTCTTCTCTTTACCCCATTTGCCTGTCATTGCACAGACCGCACTTCCATGCTtataactctctctctctctctctctctctcaagaacaaacaacattcttctcatttttttcccttaatgTTTAGTGTTCATGTAATAGATCTTCATTTcccatcttttctttttattttcctgatttttgtttgatatagGGTTGGTGTAGATGCTCCTTTAAACacatgaaatatttgattatttgatttgattaagGGAATAAACGGTGAGATTctatatcggttggggaagagaacgaaatattctttataaggatgtgaaaacctcttgctagtagacatgttttataacccttgaggggaagctcgaaagggaaagtctaaagaggacaatatctgctagcggtgggtttgggctattacaaatggtatcagagttagacatgagccatgtgccaacgagaaagTTGAGATttgaaggaggtggacacgagatgGTGTGCAAACAAGGACGCTCGGAtccgaaaggggtggattgtgagatcccacatcgattgggaaggagaacgtaacattctttataagggtgtggaaacctctcgtTAGTACACGCgcttttaaaaccttgagggaaagcccgaaagggaaaacacaAAGAGGATAGTATTGGCAAGCGGTGGGCtcgggctgttacaaatggtataggAGTCAGACACGGGGCAATGTGTCAACAAGGAAGCTAAGCCTCAAAAGGAGGTGAATTtaggtcccacatcaattgaagaaggAAACGAGTATCAGGGGCCTCGAAGAGGGTGAAttgagggtcccacatcgattgaagaagggaacgagtgccaccAAGAATGCTGGACCCCGAAGAgaatagattgtgagatcccacatcggttggagattaatataaaaatgtgaaaacctcttctaGGAGACAACATCTATTAGAGAGTCCACTAGAGAGTCCATAGTATAGAAGGAGTTCGTTTCCAGTTCTTGAAATGTCGTCTaacttaattttcattacAGATTAAGCAAATCCATGTATCAAGCTTGTAAATCATTATATTATACCTTTTGAGAATTTGATGTTATCTAATTTGTATGATTATGGAAGGTGTGTGGCTAGAAATCTACCATTTCAACTGAGTTAGAGCCATGAAGTTCATGAAATTAGGAACAAGGCCGGACACCTTCTACACTGAAGAAGCTACAAGGTAATGAATGCATTCATATGAACATAATTCAACCCACATGCCACCTTTTTTTAATCAAGCTTTCATTGCAGGACTGTCATTTCTGATGCACCCACTGATcttattatcaaaataaacaacattACATATCTCATTCACAAGGTTCGTTCAACTCATCCCATGATGTTCTTCAAAAACTGCTTTTTCCGACATGTTTTTTTGAGCTAACCGAGCTGGATTTTGCTAGCTGCAGTTCCCACTACTGCCCAATTGCGGCCTTTTACAGCGTCTTTGCTCCAACAATGCTGACAAAATCAGTATTGAACTCCACGACATTCCTGGAGGAGAAGAAGCCTTTGAGCTCTGTGCCAAATTCTGCTATGGAATCACTATAAATCTCAGTGCCCATAACTTTGTCTCTGCGTTCTGTGCTGCTAAGTTCCTTCAAATGAGCGATTCCACAGATAATGGGAACTTCATCGCCAAGCttgaaactttctttctttcttgcatcCTTGCTGGTTGGAAGGACACCATTGTCGCGCTTCGTTCTGCTGTTGGCCTCTCGGAATGGTCCGACAATCTTGGAATCACCAGAAAATGTATCGATTCAATCGTCGAGAAAATCCTCACTCCACCTTCTAAGGTTTGAATCTCAAATGGGTTTGTCGAACTTTTTATTAGGAATAACGACTCTCTaccatggtatgatattatcatTAGCCAGTGTggaactccctcccaaccatctCTACAATCCTcccatcgaacaaagtacactatcaagtctcccctgaggcctatggagcccttgaacaaccttccttaattgaggctcgactccttttccggagtcctcgaacaaagtacactatttGTTCGGTACTtagagtcacttttgactacaccttcgagggtctcaacttctttgttcgatatttgaggatgttgttgacatggttaagttaagggcatgactctaataccatgttggGAATCATGAATCTCTAccgtggtatgatattgtctattttgagcataagctctggCGGCTTTGTTTTAGGCTTCTCTAAAACGGAAAAGTTTCattaccaatgaagatgtattctttatttgtaaattcatgatcatttcctaaattagccaatatgtgactccctcccaaccatccttaacaattctcccctcgaacaaaatacattatagagcctccccttaggcctatggagccctcaaacaactTTCCTTAgtcaaggctcgactccttctctgaaATCTTCGAACAAACTAGATCCTTTATTcgttcttacttataaacggatgatcattccctaaattagccaatgtaaACTCCCTCCGAGCAATCCTCTTACacttttccccttttccttcCTCAAATTCCCCAACTTATCAATTTTGTTGCAGGTCACATGGTCCTACACTTACACCAGACCAGGCTACAACAAGAAAACCCACCGCTCTGTTCCCAAAGATTGGTGGACAGAGGACATAGCCGATCTAGACATCGATCTATTCCGCTGTATAATCGTGGCCATTTCATCAACATGCATGCTGCCGCCGCCGCTAATCGGCGAAGCTTTACACGTCTACGCCTGTCGGTGGCTTCCAGATATCTCAGCCCAATCAAATTCAGCTAAGAATCGGCAAATCCTCGAGACCCTAATCAGCCTCATACCCCCAGATCAAGAATCAATATCAGTAAGCTTCTCGCTTCGGCTACTCAGCCTTGCAAATCTCTTGGGAGCCTCTTCAGCTACAAAAACAGAGGTTATAAGGCGATGCAGCGCCCTGTTGGAAGAGGCAACAGTGAGCGACTTACTTTTTGCTTCACATTCTGCCTCCAATGATGGTGGCGATGAGCATTGCCATGATGTTGATTTGGTTGTGGCTGTTTTAGAGAGCTTCTTAATGGCGTGGAGACGACAGTCGCCGGCGGCTGATGAAAATGCTCAGCTTTTGATATCTATTAGAAAAGTTGGGAAGCTCATTGACTCTTATCTCCAAATGGTTGCTAGAGATCGAAACATGCCTGTTGCAAAGATGATTTATCTTGCTGAAGCTTTGCCCGACGTTGCCCGGCCGAATCACGATGATGTTTACAGAGCAATCAACATCTTTCTCAAGGTAAATACTTTGAGTTTATAAACTTGACTG contains:
- the LOC111784566 gene encoding BTB/POZ domain-containing protein At5g47800-like isoform X2 is translated as MKFMKLGTRPDTFYTEEATRTVISDAPTDLIIKINNITYLIHKFPLLPNCGLLQRLCSNNADKISIELHDIPGGEEAFELCAKFCYGITINLSAHNFVSAFCAAKFLQMSDSTDNGNFIAKLETFFLSCILAGWKDTIVALRSAVGLSEWSDNLGITRKCIDSIVEKILTPPSKVTWSYTYTRPGYNKKTHRSVPKDWWTEDIADLDIDLFRCIIVAISSTCMLPPPLIGEALHVYACRWLPDISAQSNSAKNRQILETLISLIPPDQESISVSFSLRLLSLANLLGASSATKTEVIRRCSALLEEATVSDLLFASHSASNDGGDEHCHDVDLVVAVLESFLMAWRRQSPAADENAQLLISIRKVGKLIDSYLQMVARDRNMPVAKMIYLAEALPDVARPNHDDVYRAINIFLKEHPYLSKADKKRLCRVLNCQKLSADVRAHAVKNERLPLRTVVQVLFFEQEKGNSKTSSRVAAATDELRSGPDEKLRRSASTRSRHKVAEADKDEMNTKHSLESQRNP
- the LOC111784566 gene encoding BTB/POZ domain-containing protein At5g47800-like isoform X1 codes for the protein MKFMKLGTRPDTFYTEEATRTVISDAPTDLIIKINNITYLIHKLQFPLLPNCGLLQRLCSNNADKISIELHDIPGGEEAFELCAKFCYGITINLSAHNFVSAFCAAKFLQMSDSTDNGNFIAKLETFFLSCILAGWKDTIVALRSAVGLSEWSDNLGITRKCIDSIVEKILTPPSKVTWSYTYTRPGYNKKTHRSVPKDWWTEDIADLDIDLFRCIIVAISSTCMLPPPLIGEALHVYACRWLPDISAQSNSAKNRQILETLISLIPPDQESISVSFSLRLLSLANLLGASSATKTEVIRRCSALLEEATVSDLLFASHSASNDGGDEHCHDVDLVVAVLESFLMAWRRQSPAADENAQLLISIRKVGKLIDSYLQMVARDRNMPVAKMIYLAEALPDVARPNHDDVYRAINIFLKEHPYLSKADKKRLCRVLNCQKLSADVRAHAVKNERLPLRTVVQVLFFEQEKGNSKTSSRVAAATDELRSGPDEKLRRSASTRSRHKVAEADKDEMNTKHSLESQRNP